A portion of the Colias croceus chromosome 25, ilColCroc2.1 genome contains these proteins:
- the LOC123703055 gene encoding uncharacterized protein LOC123703055: protein MSDNACAIDPCGGVFNEESGGELFGLHPMSAVMSSDESIHRKRVRDYSDLDNDDFIEVNRKSKRLIKKQSKRNAVNDNQATNNSSIHSQSSDIIYEVTLTSKDQLPKQIAFAKLLRDLNIKNIVRIKFKSNYKVSIAFGDKENADFLIQCEELIKRDWRCYRTDELKFCYGIVRQIDLDTSIEELQKIFVCESEIASLRRLRRQNSEGIWVDSETIRICFKSTAIPPYVSAYGCRFIVEPYTFPVSQCANCWRFSHLKKFCPHKKSVCPKCGLNHENCDTKFFKCVNCGGPHMAIERSKCPEFKKEKELRCIMSAENCSYKKALMLYTEKMKTESLGSQNTIVENTSISIPNDMDVDRNVGTYSGAVLNQNKKHIDKGYTNDQFLNKESENISVKEGQEVRKKVKNKPKKNRDDREVTVDQEISECNGEDDEPREKHNFSFIRLLNRLRDIILSRKMLSEKFTDVLSVMFEECYPLVADLFRRGEFFSNLLSIFGHG from the coding sequence ATGTCTGACAATGCGTGTGCGATCGATCCATGCGGCGGTGTTTTTAACGAAGAATCGGGTGGCGAACTATTTGGTTTACACCCTATGTCTGCGGTTATGTCTTCTGATGAATCAATACATCGTAAACGGGTGAGAGATTATAGTGATTTAGACAATGATGACTTTATTGAGGTAAATAGAAAATCGAAGCGGTTAATTAAGAAGCAGTCGAAAAGAAATGCAGTAAACGACAATCAGGCAACGAACAATAGTTCGATTCATTCTCAAAGTTCGGATATAATATATGAGGTTACTTTGACGTCAAAAGATCAACTTCCTAAACAAATCGCTTTCGCAAAATTGTTAAGGGACTTGAACATTAAGAATATTGtaagaattaaatttaaaagtaattataaaGTATCGATTGCTTTTGGAGATAAAGAGAATGCTGACTTCTTAATACAATGCGAAGAGTTAATTAAAAGAGATTGGAGATGTTATAGAACTgatgagctgaaattttgttatGGTATAGTGAGGCAAATAGATTTAGACACAAGTATAGAAGAGTTACAAAAGATTTTTGTATGTGAGAGTGAGATAGCCTCTTTGCGGCGTTTACGTCGTCAAAATAGTGAAGGGATATGGGTTGACAGTGAAACTATTCGCATTTGTTTTAAGAGTACCGCTATACCGCCTTATGTTTCTGCATACGGTTGTCGTTTTATAGTGGAACCGTATACATTCCCAGTCTCGCAGTGTGCGAATTGCTGGCGCTTtagtcatttgaaaaaattctgTCCACATAAAAAAAGTGTGTGCCCTAAGTGTGGTCTTAACCACGAGAATTGTGATacaaaatttttcaaatgtgTAAATTGTGGCGGTCCACATATGGCGATTGAAAGAAGTAAATGTCcggaatttaaaaaagaaaaagagtTAAGATGTATAATGAGCGCGGAGAACTGTTCATATAAAAAAGCATTGATGTTGTATACAGAGAAGATGAAAACAGAATCTTTAGGAAGTCAGAATACAATAGTGGAGAATACAAGTATAAGTATACCGAATGATATGGATGTCGATAGGAATGTTGGAACTTACAGTGGAGCGGTATTAAACcagaataaaaaacatatagaTAAGGGATACACAAAcgatcaatttttaaataaggagTCGGAGAACATTTCAGTGAAAGAGGGACAAGAAGTTAGaaaaaaagtgaaaaataaaCCCAAGAAAAACCGTGATGATAGAGAGGTAACTGTAGATCAGGAAATAAGTGAGTGTAATGGAGAAGATGATGAACCCAGAGAGAAGCATAACTTTAGTTTTATTAGGTTACTTAATAGATTAAGagacattattttatcaagaaAAATGCTGAGCGAGAAATTCACGGACGTGTTAAGCGTAATGTTTGAGGAGTGCTACCCATTGGTAGCGGATTTATTTAGAAGGGGAGAATTCTTCTCTAATCTTCTATCTATTTTCGGTCATGGATAG